In Leishmania major strain Friedlin complete genome, chromosome 19, the following proteins share a genomic window:
- a CDS encoding putative ATP-dependent zinc metallopeptidase: MDPLQREASKNGEEGAAGAKSPSYFRGFFDAEKRRKVVNHDPTVGQAIGGAVVMALPVALIIALVMRRRARLTTQAPSGAAPKEGGFFSEMQKMMRQTMNPMGEKDFKVSVKDTKFSDVIGVPEALAEVQQYVNFLKTPQVFTRLGGRLPKGCILTGEPGTGKTLLAKAVAGEASVPFYSCSGADFIEVYAGSGPKRVRELFAAAKKDAPSVIFIDEIDAVGSRSSGNGAMGLSSEENRTINQLLAELDGLQSNEAVVVFAATNFVDSLDKALLREGRFDRKVEIPMPDRQARQDLFHHYLTRVACEDAVSLSKKLAELTPGVSPATIAAIVNEGALSAAIKDNAVVTAVDLLPAIDDVLVGKKHRSRMSDDAARRVALHESGHALVAWLLPEQTDVVKISITPRGPAGGFTQQVGREVLDMATEFSLFTDVCVMLGGRLAEMTQHESLTTGAQDDYQRATQTAIREFLAFGMSRQVGLLSYEPQRLSEGRMHQKHSEAAHKMAEEEAARLVAAASDHVKMLLRSHDAVLQKLAASLFERKELLREDIEAIVGPRPGTSSAVSEQTRAALRRFVDASEAAALQRQTAREAICATLSTA, translated from the coding sequence ATGGATCCTCTGCAACGGGAGGCGTCCAAGaacggcgaggagggggcggcgggggcAAAGAGCCCCTCCTACTTCCGCGGCTTCTTCGACGCAGAGAAGCGCCGCAAGGTGGTTAACCATGACCCTACCGTAGGCCAGGCCATTGGCGGTGCCGTTGTAATGGCACTCCCGGTGGCGCTCATCATCGCTTTGGTGATGCGTCGACGCGCGCGCCTCACCACTCAGGCGCCATCCGGCGCCGCACCGAAGGAGGGCGGCTTCTTCAGCGAGATGCAGAAGATGATGCGGCAGACCATGAACCCGATGGGTGAGAAGGACTTCAAGGTGTCGGTGAAAGACACGAAGTTTAGCGACGTCATCGGTGTACCAGAGGCACTGGCAGAGGTACAGCAGTACGTCAACTTCCTGAAGACGCCGCAAGTTTTCACCCGGCTCGGCGGCCGCCTACCAAAGGGTTGTATTCTCACAGGAGAgcccggcaccggcaagacGCTGCTCGCAAAGGCGGTGGCCGGCGAGGCGAGCGTTCCCTTCTACAGCTGCAGTGGTGCTGACTTCATCGAGGTGTACGCCGGCTCTGGACCAAAGCGAGTGCGCGAGCTCTTCGCGGCAGCCAAGAAAGATGCCCCGTCTGTTATCTTCATCGACGAGATCGACGCCGTcggctcgcgcagcagcgggaacGGTGCGATGGGTCTCAGCAGCGAGGAGAATCGAACCATCAATCAACTGCTGGCCGAGCTGGACGGCCTGCAATCTAACGAGGCGGTCGTCGTGTTCGCGGCTACGAACTTCGTGGACAGCCTAGACaaggcactgctgcgcgagggccgCTTTGACCGCAAGGTCGAGATCCCGATGCCGGACAGGCAGGCTCGCCAGGACCTCTTCCACCACTATCTTACCCGCGTCGCCTGCGAGGATGCCGTGTCGCTCTCGAAGAAACTGGCCGAGCTGACTCCTGGAGTGTCTCCAGCCACCATCGCAGCCATTGTCAACGAGGGCGCTCTCAGCGCCGCCATAAAGGACAAcgccgtcgtcaccgccgtGGACCTCCTCCCCGCGATTGACGACGTACTCGTCGGCAAGAAGCACCGCAGTCGCATGAGCGATGATGCTGCGAGAAGGGTGGCGCTACACGAGAGCGGCCACGCACTCGTGGCATGGCTGCTGCCGGAGCAGACAGACGTGGTCAAGATCTCCATCACGCCGCGCGGCCCCGCCGGGGGCTTCACCCAGCAGGTCGGCCGCGAGGTGTTGGACATGGCGACTGAGTTCTCGCTCTTCACGGACGTTTGCGTCATGCTGGGTGGGCGGCTGGCGGAGATGACGCAGCATGAGTCCCTCACCACCGGTGCTCAGGACGACTACCAGCGGGCGACTCAGACGGCCATTCGTGAGTTCCTTGCGTTTGGTATGTCTCGCCAGGTCGGTCTCCTCTCATACGAGCCGCAGCGACTCAGCGAGGGCCGCATGCACCAGAAGCACTCGGAGGCGGCACATAagatggcggaggaggaggcggcccGCCTGGTCGCTGCCGCGTCTGATCACGTGAAGATGCTCTTGCGCTCTCATGATGCAGTACTGCAGAAGCTAGCGGCTTCGCTCTTCGAGAggaaggagctgctgcgcgaggatATAGAAGCGATTGTGGGACCGCGCCCTGGAACCAGCTCGGCCGTGTCGGAGCAGACGCGTGCGGCGCTTCGCCGCTTCGTCGACGCGTCTgaagccgcagcgctgcaacgCCAGACCGCAAGAGAGGCGATATGTGCAACCCTTTCTACTGCGTAA
- a CDS encoding putative protein kinase translates to MSARRSRLRRVWWLPHQRIVVLKDVDLWAEDCVTEGVDVVAERLWRMRVDASRSGRAQYLAEYLALHVDSSRHHQWLLSSYGPSLRDVLLTPSLIPFTEKRCKGVLRRVLLALDQLHRVSMYVHADVSLGNVLTSPSSCDDVVLGDLESVSPIGEVPSGCLGSYFFMAPERLVDGALPLAPHDDVWAFGVVCYNLLTWDVTHPWCALGSESDHSENYWAFLDLMSKAKDVPPYQLLLQSPLSRCSKEALAFVAVCLSWDPACRPSAAELLQHSWMLCP, encoded by the coding sequence ATGAGCGCACGACGTAGTCGACTCCGCCGCGTTTGGTGGCTGCCACACCAGCGCATCGTGGTGCTCAAAGACGTCGATTTGTGGGCCGAGGACTGCGTAACGGAGGGTGTGGATGTCGTTGCGGAGCGACTTTGGCGGATGCGCGTGGATGCGAGCCGCAGCGGGAGAGCGCAGTACTTGGCTGAGTACCTGGCCCTCCACGTCGACTCCTCGCGACACCATCAGTGGCTCCTAAGCAGCTACGGCCCTTCGCTGCGGGACGTGTTGCTCACTCCCTCCCTGATTCCCTTCACAGAGAAGCGGTGCAaaggcgtgctgcgccgtgtcCTCCTAGCGCTCGATCAGCTGCACCGTGTGTCCATGTACGTGCACGCCGACGTAAGCCTCGGCAATGTCTTAACTTCACCGTCGAGCTGTGACGACGTTGTGCTGGGGGACTTGGAGAGCGTGAGCCCGATCGGCGAGGTGCCTAGTGGGTGTCTTGGGTCCTACTTCTTCATGGCGCCGGAGAGACTGGTGGACGGCGCACTACCTCTCGCCCCTCACGACGACGTTTGGGCGTTCGGCGTCGTTTGCTACAACTTGCTAACGTGGGACGTGACGCATCCATGGTGTGCTCTAGGGTCGGAGTCCGATCACTCGGAGAACTACTGGGCCTTCTTGGACCTCATGTCGAAGGCGAAGGACGTGCCGCCGTACCAGCTCTTGTTGCAGTCGCCACTGTCACGGTGCTCCAAAGAGGCGCTGGCGTTTGTTGCGGTATGTTTGAGTTGGGACCCGGCATGTCGCCCTTCTGCTGCGGAGCTGCTACAGCACAGCTGGATGCTGTGCCCATGA
- a CDS encoding putative potassium voltage-gated channel: MHRIVKVNVGGRYFQTRLSTLLRFPDTSFARMFEGLASTSALPPTLSPPPQPTESEDVFVDANPDVFEKVLGFLRTNRIQLPLNDECLRAELVHHLNSWDLMPHAFPASAADGAVEGEEAHRIELPDVCVVQLCDHMQHDQGVKRHAMTITYGADGFQLRKLTQMIRRDLNQQLSSTYWQCYQTNERAAFFATTKVANGAADILTTSITQQVVQHTERLGYHLATSYVTLSPDVVHTSVRMLIHNFIFRRVRLPALEAADEASLLGDEGDEVETYQNFEPRPVGPQKVQWADSPSRPPAQDVSTDLWK; encoded by the coding sequence ATGCACCGAATCGTCAAGGTCAACGTCGGAGGGCGTTACTTTCAGACACGCCTCTCCACGCTGCTCCGCTTCCCCGACACGTCTTTTGCCAGGATGTTTGAGGGACTGGCATCGACGAGCGCCTTACCGCCCACTctatcgccgccgccgcagcccacagagagcgaggatGTGTTTGTGGATGCTAACCCCGACGTCTTTGAGAAGGTTCTGGGGTTTCTGCGCACCAACCGCATCCAGCTGCCCTTGAATGATGAGTGTCTGCGCGCAGAGCTCGTCCACCATCTCAATTCCTGGGACCTCATGCCGCATGCCTTCCCTGCGTCCGCTGCAGACGGTGCCgtggaaggggaggaggctCATCGCATCGAACTCCCcgacgtgtgcgtggtgcAGCTGTGCGACCACATGCAGCACGACCAAGGTGTGAAGCGCCACGCCATGACTATCACCTACGGCGCCGACGGGTTTCAGCTGCGAAAACTCACTCAGATGATCCGCCGAGACCTGAATCAGCAGCTTTCCTCCACTTACTGGCAGTGCTACCAAACCAACGAGCGGGCGGCCTTCTTCGCGACCACCAAGGTGGCCAACGGCGCCGCGGACATTCTCACCACCTCCATCACGCAGCAAGTTGTCCAGCACACGGAGAGACTCGGCTACCATTTGGCCACCTCATATGTAACTCTGAGCCCCGATGTTGTGCACACGAGCGTGCGGATGCTCATCCACAACTTTATCTTTCGACGAGTGCGGCTCCCTGCGTTGGAGGCTGCAGATGAAGCGTCGCTGCTGGGCGATGAGGGGGACGAGGTGGAGACGTACCAGAACTTTGAGCCGCGTCCTGTGGGCCCGCAAAAGGTGCAGTGGGCGGACTCTCCATCGAGGCCGCCGGCACAGGACGTCTCCACGGACCTTTGGAAGTAA
- the ATG8 gene encoding putative ATG8/AUT7/APG8/PAZ2, whose translation MSSRVAGSYKKAHTLEARLRDAEKVRERAPDRILVICEKAENSPVPDLDKSKFLVPPDATVGGFLVSIRRRITMEAEKALFLFVGDSVPANSTLMSDLFNRYKDEDGFLYVTYSGENTYGGQGLH comes from the coding sequence ATGTCTTCCAGAGTAGCTGGGTCGTACAAGAaggcgcacacgctggaGGCACGCCTGCGCGATGCGGAAAAGGTCCGTGAGCGTGCTCCCGATCGCATTCTCGTGATTTGCGAGAAGGCAGAAAACTCGCCCGTTCCTGATCTGGACAAGAGCAAGTTCCTGGTACCGCCGGACGCGACCGTTGGCGGCTTTCTTGTGAGCATCCGTCGTCGCATCACCATGGAGGCCGAGAAGGCACTCTTTCTCTTTGTGGGTGACAGCGTTCCGGCAAACAGCACTCTCATGAGCGACCTCTTCAATCGCTATAAGGATGAGGACGGGTTCTTGTACGTGACGTACTCTGGCGAGAACACGTACGGCGGGCAGGGGCTGCACTAG